GCCGCTGTTTCTCTTCTACAAAGTCGGCCCGTCGCCGGCGAAATGGTGGGGCATGGTCACGACTTCGGGCGATGGCGGCAAAACGTGGAGCAAACCGGCGCGCCTGCCTGACGGCATCCTCGGTCCGATTAAAAACAAACCGGTCGAGCTCGCCGATGGCGCTTGGCTCTCGCCCTCGAGCACCGAGGGCAACAAGGAAGGCTGGCTGCTGCACTTCGAGATCTCGCGCGATCGCGGCGCCACGTGGACGCGCACTGCGCCCGTCCCGCAAGGCCCGCATTTCGATGCGATCCAGCCGAGCGTGCTCTTCCACACCGACGGACGCTTGCAGGCGATCGCGCGCACGCGCCAGGGCGTGAACGCGCAGACTTGGTCCAAGGACGGCGGCAAGACCTGGTCCGCGCTCACGGCGATCGATTTGCCGAACCCGAACTCCGGCACCGACGCCGTCACGCTCGCGGACGGGCGACAGTTGCTCGTCTACAATCACAGCGGCCATCGCGCGGAGGAGGCGAAGGGCGACCGGTGGCCGCTCGATGTGGCGATCTCGAAGGACGGCGTGCATTGGGAGCGAGTGCTGACGCTAGAGACAGAGCCGAACAAGGCCGGCTACGCTTATCCGGCGGTCATTCAGACGCGGGATGGACTCGTCCACATCACTTACACTTGGGACCGCGCGCGCATCAAACACATGGTGCTCGATCCGAAAAAACTATGAAGCTGCTCGCTGCGTTGTCCTGGTTCTGGGCGGTCACCGCTGCCTCGGCGGCGTTGCAGGTCGTGA
This window of the Candidatus Didemnitutus sp. genome carries:
- a CDS encoding exo-alpha-sialidase, which codes for MRHLVLWFALSFAALSATPAGALVKAEFIFEKAPYPSCHASTIAEVAPGQLVAAWFGGTKERAPDVGIWVARCVEGHWTEAVEVANGVQADGKREPTWNPVLFAPKNAPLFLFYKVGPSPAKWWGMVTTSGDGGKTWSKPARLPDGILGPIKNKPVELADGAWLSPSSTEGNKEGWLLHFEISRDRGATWTRTAPVPQGPHFDAIQPSVLFHTDGRLQAIARTRQGVNAQTWSKDGGKTWSALTAIDLPNPNSGTDAVTLADGRQLLVYNHSGHRAEEAKGDRWPLDVAISKDGVHWERVLTLETEPNKAGYAYPAVIQTRDGLVHITYTWDRARIKHMVLDPKKL